The Deinococcus radiopugnans ATCC 19172 nucleotide sequence TTTGTACTTGCCCCCGGTCAGTCGTTCCTGCACGATCCGCCGCGCCGCCGTCTCACTGACGCCCTCCACGACGGACAGGGGCAACCGGACGGTGCGCGTGTTCTCGGCCCGGTACGACATGCCTGAACGGTTGATGCACACGCCGCGCAGGGAGACGCCCCAGCGCCGGGCCTCATGGCTGACGGTAGAGGGCGGCCACAGGCCAGGGGCCTCGGTCAGAAACGCCGCCAGGTACGCCGCCGGGTGGTGGTGGCGCATCCACGCGCTGGCATAGGCGTGCTGGGCGAAGGCGTGGGCATGCGACTCCGCAAAACCGTAGCCACGAAACGCAGCGCAGGTGGCGAACATCTCCTCGGCTTCCCAGGGAAAGGCCCCGGTGGTCAGGGCCGCTCCGGCGGTAAAGCTGTTCTTCAATTCTTCCAATTCTGCGGCGTCCTCGGTCTTGCTCAGCCGGCCACGGAACCGGTCGGCCTCCGGCCAGGAATAACCGGCGTAATGCACGGCGATGCGCAGAATCTGCTCCTGGAACATCAGCGTGCCGTGGGTGGGGGCAAGGATGGTCCTCAATGGTCCGGGCAGGTCTGGCACGGGTTCCTCGCCCCTGGCCCGCCGGACATAGGGGTGGACAGTGCCGGACTGGATCGGCCCCGGCCTGACCAGCGCGATCTGATGGGCGAGCTGGGTCATGTTCCTGGGCTGCAACCGGGCCGTCATCTGCACCTGGGCTGGAGACTCGATCTGGAAGATGGCGAGGGTGTCCCCGCTGGCAATCCGCTCCCAGACGGCCGGATCATCCGGCAGGTCACCGTACTCCACCCATTCACCGGTCAAGCGCATAGCTTCCTCTCTGGCCCGTTCCAGGGCCGCCAGCATCCGCAAACCAAGCAGGTCCAGCTTGATCAGGCCGAGCCGCTCGACGTCGTCCTTGTCGAAGGTCAGCATGCGAATGCCCCCTGAACTGCGCGTCACGGGCGAGTAGTGCGTGAGAGGTGACGCGCTCAGGACCACGCCACCAGAGTGGGGGGCCAGATGTCGGACGAACCCTGGCTCGATCTTCTCCAGCAACGACAGCAAAGCGTCTTTGACGGGAGCCTCGCCCAGCACCTCCGCGAACACCACGTCCGCCTCCCTGGCGCGGTGGGGGCGGATATGGCGGTAATCGCGGCCCAGGGCGCGGTTCAGGCGGTCCCGCAGCTCCGGCGGCAGACCCAGAGCGCGGCCCAGGTCCTGCACGGCGCTGGGCAGCCGGTAGGTGACCTTGTTGGCCACCATCGCTTCCCCAGTGCCCTCACCCCCCCAGCGGGCTTCCACCCAGCTCAGCACCTGATCTCTACGGCTGGAAGCAATGTCGATGTCCACGTCGGGCATGGACACGCGCCCGGTGTGCAGGAAACGCTCGAACAGCAGATTGTGCCGGATGGGGTCGGAGAGGGTAATGCCCAGCAGATAACACAGGACGCTGCCTGCCGCCGATCCGCGCCCAGCCGCGAGAATCCCATGTTCGCGGCAATAGTCGGTCACTTCGGCGGCGGTGAGAAAGAATCCAGCCATCTCCAGCGTTCGCACCGTGGCGAGTTCCTGCTGCAGGCGAGTCTGGGCGACTGGTCTAACGTCAGACGAATAGCGCAGCGGAAGAGCCGCGAAAGCACGCTCCTCCAGCGCCTCCTGCGGGGTCTGGAGCATCCGGAGCTTCGGCTCTGGGGCGTGCAGCTGTTCGGGATGCAGATTCAGGGTGGAGACGTCGGCCAGCTTTTGAGCGTTCAGCAGGGCATCGGGAAACGGCAGCAGTGCGCCCCAGTCCTCCGGTGTGCTGACGTGGCGGGCGTCATTGCGGGGGCGCTCAGCGTGCGGGGTCTGCACGTCAATGCCCAGTCGGGCGCAGGTCAGGGCGTCCAGCAGCGGGTATTCATCCTGGCCGCCCATGTTGATCTCGGGGGCAGCCACGGTGGGCAGTTCCAGGTCTCGCGCCAGCCCGCGC carries:
- the dnaE gene encoding DNA polymerase III subunit alpha, which gives rise to MNRLLPALLTCQSYFSEGRSTVSPRRMVRLAKERGYSAVGLTDWCSVAGAVELCEAAGEAQLKAVVGVTLPVSFPTPPRSKEPHEVFPLVLLAKDRTGYALLCELITQLHLQHPDGLPLECMQEAARRGDHLVCLTAGRAGFPTALGERRELARAASLLRILRQSFPFDLYVQLFHGAAPNERRRLEYLRGLARDLELPTVAAPEINMGGQDEYPLLDALTCARLGIDVQTPHAERPRNDARHVSTPEDWGALLPFPDALLNAQKLADVSTLNLHPEQLHAPEPKLRMLQTPQEALEERAFAALPLRYSSDVRPVAQTRLQQELATVRTLEMAGFFLTAAEVTDYCREHGILAAGRGSAAGSVLCYLLGITLSDPIRHNLLFERFLHTGRVSMPDVDIDIASSRRDQVLSWVEARWGGEGTGEAMVANKVTYRLPSAVQDLGRALGLPPELRDRLNRALGRDYRHIRPHRAREADVVFAEVLGEAPVKDALLSLLEKIEPGFVRHLAPHSGGVVLSASPLTHYSPVTRSSGGIRMLTFDKDDVERLGLIKLDLLGLRMLAALERAREEAMRLTGEWVEYGDLPDDPAVWERIASGDTLAIFQIESPAQVQMTARLQPRNMTQLAHQIALVRPGPIQSGTVHPYVRRARGEEPVPDLPGPLRTILAPTHGTLMFQEQILRIAVHYAGYSWPEADRFRGRLSKTEDAAELEELKNSFTAGAALTTGAFPWEAEEMFATCAAFRGYGFAESHAHAFAQHAYASAWMRHHHPAAYLAAFLTEAPGLWPPSTVSHEARRWGVSLRGVCINRSGMSYRAENTRTVRLPLSVVEGVSETAARRIVQERLTGGKYKNVEDVYDRVELGRGALDTLAKAGAFDALDPRQNRREASYVLHTIANARKPGTLGLLSPQTEPPELPVLSPNQQLSLDLETKGLSESGRHPLDAHRARLRDLGCVPLSGLRHGQGVWTAGLIVIRQRPPTARGFAFFVLEDASARIQAVISPALWEAHRALLRDARALIVQGEAAVHGRAVTLKVQRLSELPLGSWASAAD